A stretch of the Pseudomonas helvetica genome encodes the following:
- a CDS encoding 4Fe-4S binding protein — protein sequence MPDLSRHNQWLQRLGDGMRRHASVIRAVQWVVVLFYAVLLVTPALLPLPDSQARILDHLTLLAQFLFWGIWWPFVLLSMVFFGRLWCGVLCPEGSLSEWASHYGKGLGVPRWVRWGGWPTLAFCLTTLYGQLISVYDYAQAALLILGGSTVAAVIVGLLFARGKRVWCRYLCPVSGVFALLARLAPVHFQVDEQRWIENAAPRLSPPNCAPLLDIRRLQGASDCHACGRCSGQRGAVQLIARSSNQEILHASAQTLSPWDTRLLLFGVIGLAMGAFQWTVSPWFIALKQHLAQWLVEHNQLWALQDNAPWWLLTHYPQLNDSFSWLDGFSIVTYLSLSSIVLGAALTLLLRLTARLARDRALYWPLALTLTPLGGAGLFLGLSATTVKLLRYEGLLLEWVQPARACLLLAAMGWSLLLGWKRLKHENISLVRRGSGGVCLLLANGLIGFGWWLQFWGWA from the coding sequence ATGCCCGACCTGAGCCGCCACAATCAATGGCTTCAGCGCCTGGGTGACGGGATGCGTCGCCATGCGTCCGTCATTCGGGCCGTGCAGTGGGTTGTCGTACTGTTTTACGCGGTGCTGTTGGTGACCCCGGCGCTATTGCCGCTACCGGATAGCCAGGCGCGGATACTCGACCACCTGACCTTGCTCGCGCAGTTTCTATTCTGGGGGATCTGGTGGCCGTTCGTGTTGCTGTCAATGGTGTTCTTCGGTCGACTTTGGTGTGGCGTTCTGTGCCCGGAAGGTTCGCTCAGCGAGTGGGCCAGCCATTACGGAAAAGGCCTGGGTGTGCCGCGTTGGGTGCGCTGGGGCGGCTGGCCCACATTGGCGTTCTGCCTGACAACCCTCTACGGCCAGTTGATCAGCGTTTATGACTACGCCCAGGCCGCGCTGTTGATTCTGGGTGGCTCGACCGTCGCAGCGGTCATCGTTGGGTTGTTGTTCGCCCGGGGCAAACGGGTCTGGTGCCGTTACCTGTGCCCGGTCAGCGGCGTCTTCGCCTTGCTCGCCCGGCTGGCCCCTGTGCACTTTCAGGTCGATGAACAACGCTGGATAGAGAATGCCGCACCACGCCTGTCACCGCCCAACTGCGCTCCCCTACTCGATATCCGCCGCCTGCAAGGCGCCAGTGATTGCCACGCCTGCGGACGCTGCAGCGGGCAACGCGGTGCCGTTCAACTGATCGCCCGCTCCAGCAATCAGGAGATTCTTCACGCAAGCGCGCAGACGCTGTCGCCTTGGGATACACGCTTGCTGCTGTTCGGCGTGATCGGCTTGGCCATGGGCGCGTTTCAGTGGACGGTCAGCCCGTGGTTTATCGCCCTCAAACAACACCTGGCCCAGTGGCTGGTCGAACACAACCAGCTCTGGGCCCTGCAGGACAATGCCCCCTGGTGGTTGCTCACCCATTACCCGCAACTCAACGACAGCTTCAGTTGGCTCGACGGCTTCAGCATCGTCACTTACTTGAGTTTGAGTTCGATTGTGCTCGGCGCAGCGTTGACGCTGCTTCTGCGATTGACGGCCCGACTGGCGCGAGATCGCGCACTGTATTGGCCTCTGGCGCTGACACTCACACCTCTGGGGGGGGCCGGACTGTTTCTCGGGCTGTCGGCCACCACCGTCAAATTACTGCGTTATGAAGGTCTGCTGCTGGAGTGGGTACAACCCGCCAGGGCCTGTCTGTTATTGGCCGCCATGGGGTGGAGCCTGCTACTGGGTTGGAAACGGCTGAAACACGAAAATATTTCCCTGGTTCGGCGCGGGTCGGGGGGCGTTTGCCTGTTACTCGCCAACGGCCTGATCGGGTTTGGCTGGTGGTTGCAGTTCTGGGGCTGGGCTTGA
- the moaA gene encoding GTP 3',8-cyclase MoaA: MNAVMQDGFGRQIDYLRMSVTDRCDFRCVYCMAKNMTFLPRQQVLTLEELQRLAALFVGQGVRKIRLTGGEPLIRPGIVGLCRNIAALPGLRELVMTSNGSQLGRLARPLAEAGVKRMNISLDSLDGQRFRAITRNGDLDQVLGGIEAARGAGFERIKLNCVVMKGRNFDEVPALVQYAIDQHIDISFIEEMPLGDVGRARGESFCSSDEVRALIASRHRLLDSTESSGGPARYVRLEDHSDTRIGFISPNSHNFCGSCNRVRMTVEGKLLLCLGQDDALDLRGLLRRYPLDDQPLVNAVQKALRGKPLRHDFGPEGEVQIVRFMNMSGG; the protein is encoded by the coding sequence ATGAACGCTGTCATGCAGGATGGTTTTGGACGGCAGATCGACTATCTGCGGATGTCGGTGACGGACCGTTGTGATTTTCGCTGTGTGTATTGCATGGCGAAAAACATGACGTTTCTGCCGCGTCAGCAGGTCCTGACGCTGGAGGAACTGCAGCGTCTGGCGGCGCTGTTCGTCGGCCAAGGTGTTCGCAAAATCCGCCTCACCGGCGGCGAACCGCTGATCCGTCCCGGTATTGTCGGGCTGTGCCGCAACATCGCCGCCTTACCCGGTTTGCGCGAACTGGTGATGACCAGCAACGGCTCGCAACTGGGCCGTTTGGCCCGGCCGTTGGCGGAGGCAGGGGTCAAGCGGATGAACATCAGTCTCGATAGCCTGGACGGGCAGAGGTTTCGCGCGATTACCCGCAACGGCGATCTCGATCAGGTGCTGGGCGGCATTGAAGCCGCGCGGGGCGCGGGGTTTGAGCGGATCAAACTGAACTGCGTGGTGATGAAGGGGCGCAACTTCGATGAAGTCCCGGCGTTGGTGCAATACGCCATCGATCAACACATCGATATCAGTTTTATCGAAGAAATGCCCTTGGGCGATGTTGGCCGCGCGCGTGGCGAGTCGTTTTGCTCCAGTGACGAAGTGCGGGCGTTGATCGCCAGTCGTCATCGATTGCTCGACAGCACCGAAAGCAGTGGCGGGCCAGCACGCTACGTTCGCCTGGAAGACCATTCCGATACCCGGATCGGTTTCATTTCACCCAACAGCCACAACTTCTGTGGCAGCTGCAACCGGGTGCGGATGACCGTTGAGGGGAAGCTGTTGCTCTGTCTGGGGCAGGACGATGCCCTGGATTTACGCGGATTACTGCGGCGTTACCCGCTGGATGACCAACCCCTGGTCAACGCGGTGCAGAAGGCCTTGCGCGGCAAGCCGCTACGCCACGACTTCGGCCCCGAAGGGGAGGTGCAGATTGTGCGGTTCATGAACATGAGCGGCGGGTGA
- the narJ gene encoding nitrate reductase molybdenum cofactor assembly chaperone, with protein sequence MQILKVISLLLDYPTEALIGGRDELEQAIIESREISPKQRGALFELLELICTNDLMDGQEHYGALFGRGRSLSLLLFEHVHGESRDRGQAMVDMMAQYEAAGFAIGVKELPDYIPLYLEFLSTREDIEAREGLADVSHLLALLAARLDERESAYASCFRALLQIAGAEPHQAVADLRAQVAAEPRDDSLEALDKIWEEEAVDFLQAEQQDRCSSLPSAPGKVREESAVPLHWVDFQHEGLAAVPAKEVGNV encoded by the coding sequence ATGCAAATTCTCAAAGTGATTTCGCTGCTGCTCGACTACCCGACCGAGGCATTGATTGGCGGTCGCGACGAACTGGAGCAGGCGATCATCGAGTCCCGGGAAATCAGCCCCAAGCAGCGCGGTGCGTTATTCGAGTTGCTGGAGCTGATCTGCACCAATGACCTGATGGACGGACAGGAGCACTACGGTGCGCTGTTCGGCCGGGGGCGTTCGCTGTCGCTGCTGCTGTTCGAGCATGTGCACGGTGAGTCCCGTGACCGAGGTCAGGCGATGGTCGACATGATGGCGCAATACGAAGCCGCCGGGTTTGCCATCGGCGTCAAAGAACTTCCGGACTATATCCCGCTGTATCTGGAGTTCCTTTCTACTCGCGAAGACATCGAGGCCCGCGAGGGCCTGGCAGATGTGTCGCACCTGTTGGCCTTGCTCGCGGCGCGTCTGGATGAGCGTGAAAGTGCGTACGCCAGTTGCTTCCGCGCGCTGCTGCAAATTGCCGGGGCCGAGCCGCATCAGGCGGTGGCCGACCTGCGGGCGCAGGTGGCTGCCGAGCCGCGTGACGACTCCCTTGAAGCCCTCGACAAGATCTGGGAAGAGGAGGCCGTGGACTTTCTCCAGGCCGAACAGCAGGACCGTTGCAGTTCGCTGCCAAGCGCACCGGGCAAGGTCCGGGAAGAAAGCGCAGTGCCGTTGCACTGGGTGGATTTTCAGCATGAAGGGCTGGCCGCCGTGCCGGCCAAGGAGGTAGGCAATGTCTAA
- a CDS encoding peptidylprolyl isomerase: MSGGCGCGGGNGGSGGCGSSKQAQPDVVDIAPTGAVQFDALPVAPAAHDAPAQLIASSEQEWPIISVNAVSITPEAMAQELQYHPAESREEAVYLAARALVIRELLQQRIAELGVSLEVGSGENEEEAATRLLLEREVQVPQCDEETSLRYYENNRGRFHSAPLLAVRHILLECAPDDAEARALAHVQAEILLQRLEDFPGSFAEMAVKYSACPSKAQGGSLGQISKGQTVPELERQLFTLAPGLASKPLESRYGWHVVSVDQRVEGMPLPYEVVSTAIRTQLQQGVWQKALVQYLQTLIGAADIRGIHLQGADSPLVQ, encoded by the coding sequence ATGTCAGGTGGATGTGGATGTGGGGGCGGTAACGGGGGCAGCGGTGGCTGCGGTTCTTCCAAACAAGCGCAACCCGATGTTGTGGATATCGCGCCGACCGGGGCGGTGCAGTTTGACGCACTCCCGGTTGCGCCGGCGGCCCACGACGCCCCGGCGCAGTTGATCGCCAGCAGTGAGCAGGAGTGGCCGATCATCAGCGTCAACGCGGTGTCGATCACCCCGGAGGCGATGGCTCAGGAACTGCAATATCACCCGGCGGAAAGCCGCGAGGAGGCGGTCTACCTGGCCGCCAGGGCGCTGGTGATCCGCGAGTTGTTGCAGCAACGCATTGCCGAACTCGGCGTGTCGCTGGAAGTCGGCTCCGGTGAGAACGAAGAAGAAGCGGCCACGCGCTTGTTGCTTGAGCGTGAGGTTCAGGTGCCTCAGTGCGATGAGGAAACCAGCCTTCGTTACTACGAAAACAATCGCGGGCGCTTTCACAGCGCGCCGTTGCTGGCGGTGCGGCACATCCTGCTCGAATGTGCGCCGGACGATGCCGAGGCCCGCGCGCTTGCGCATGTTCAAGCTGAAATTCTGTTGCAGCGGCTGGAGGATTTTCCCGGCAGTTTCGCCGAGATGGCCGTGAAATATTCGGCCTGCCCGTCGAAAGCTCAAGGCGGTTCTTTGGGACAGATCAGCAAGGGTCAGACCGTACCTGAACTGGAACGTCAGCTGTTCACCCTGGCGCCGGGGCTGGCGAGTAAACCGCTGGAAAGCCGTTACGGTTGGCATGTGGTCAGTGTCGATCAGCGGGTCGAAGGCATGCCGTTGCCCTATGAAGTGGTGTCGACGGCGATCCGCACGCAGTTGCAGCAAGGTGTCTGGCAAAAAGCCCTGGTGCAATACCTGCAAACCCTGATCGGTGCGGCGGATATTCGCGGCATCCACTTGCAGGGCGCCGACTCACCGCTAGTGCAGTGA
- the nrdD gene encoding anaerobic ribonucleoside-triphosphate reductase, whose translation MTASQPLPQAQRQRCEVWTRVMGYHRPVSAFNPGKQSEHRERVHFTESAALVGRQ comes from the coding sequence ATGACTGCATCGCAACCACTGCCTCAGGCTCAACGTCAACGCTGCGAAGTCTGGACCCGCGTGATGGGCTATCACCGTCCCGTGTCAGCGTTCAATCCGGGTAAACAGTCGGAGCACCGCGAGCGGGTGCACTTTACTGAAAGCGCGGCGCTGGTCGGGCGCCAATGA
- a CDS encoding anaerobic ribonucleoside-triphosphate reductase activating protein: MSRTLRVGGMVPLTTLDYPGQLACVLFCQGCAWRCRYCHNPQLIPPRGSEEVDWRRVLAFLQRRQDLLDAVVFSGGEPTLQDGLLGAMDEVREMGFRIGMHSAGIKPAAFAKALTGADWVGFDVKALPEDCQAITRVEGSGAANWRSLESLLASGVDYECRTTVHWHLFEPARLLILAKRLNALGVKRFAVQLVRTERMFDPLLPSVSAQALLPELWGAMRELFPVFVLRG, translated from the coding sequence ATGAGTCGAACGCTTCGGGTTGGGGGCATGGTGCCCCTGACCACTCTCGACTATCCGGGGCAGCTCGCCTGCGTGTTGTTTTGCCAGGGTTGCGCCTGGCGTTGTCGTTATTGTCATAACCCGCAGCTGATTCCCCCTCGTGGCAGTGAGGAAGTGGATTGGCGGCGGGTGTTGGCGTTTCTGCAACGTCGTCAGGACCTGCTCGATGCCGTGGTGTTCAGCGGCGGTGAGCCGACGCTGCAGGACGGCTTGCTCGGTGCCATGGATGAAGTGCGGGAAATGGGATTTCGCATTGGCATGCACAGCGCTGGCATCAAGCCTGCTGCCTTCGCCAAGGCACTGACCGGTGCTGATTGGGTCGGCTTCGATGTCAAGGCATTGCCCGAGGATTGCCAGGCCATCACCCGGGTCGAGGGCAGTGGAGCGGCCAACTGGCGCAGCCTTGAGTCTCTGTTGGCCAGTGGTGTGGACTACGAATGTCGCACCACCGTGCATTGGCATCTGTTCGAGCCAGCACGTCTGCTGATCCTGGCCAAACGCTTGAATGCACTTGGCGTCAAACGCTTCGCCGTGCAACTGGTTCGCACCGAGCGGATGTTCGATCCGCTGTTGCCGAGCGTTTCGGCACAAGCCTTGCTGCCAGAGTTGTGGGGGGCCATGCGCGAGTTGTTCCCAGTCTTCGTGCTACGGGGGTAA
- a CDS encoding cupredoxin domain-containing protein, which yields MKRLPLAWLMVAGAVAPLTVHADLPSYELILRDGHFSPALLEVPAGQRFKIVLRNSGQGPAEFESTPLRVEKVLSPGVTTFVVIHPLRSGHYPFFDEFNPQLPEGGILAK from the coding sequence ATGAAGCGCCTGCCGCTTGCCTGGCTGATGGTGGCCGGAGCCGTTGCGCCGTTGACCGTCCATGCCGATTTGCCGAGCTACGAACTGATCCTGCGCGATGGCCACTTCTCCCCTGCCTTACTCGAGGTTCCGGCCGGACAGCGTTTCAAGATCGTCCTGAGGAATAGCGGTCAGGGGCCGGCCGAGTTCGAGAGCACACCGCTGCGGGTTGAAAAAGTGCTGTCACCAGGCGTGACTACCTTTGTTGTCATTCACCCCCTCAGATCCGGCCACTACCCCTTTTTCGACGAGTTCAACCCACAACTGCCCGAGGGCGGCATTCTCGCGAAATAA
- the narI gene encoding respiratory nitrate reductase subunit gamma, giving the protein MSKWNLLLFGIYPYIALAICLIGSWARFDLSQYTWKAGSSQMLNQRGMRVASNFFHIGVLFILAGHFVGLLTPASVYHHVISTENKQLLAMVSGGLFGLLCLVGLLMLVNRRLSDPRVRATSSTSDILVLLVLLAQLLLGLLTIVASTEHMDGSVMVMLADWAQNTVLLRPMEAAASIAPVGLIYKLHVFLGLTLFVLFPFTRLVHMISAPVWYLGRRYQIVRQKF; this is encoded by the coding sequence ATGTCTAAATGGAACCTGTTGTTGTTCGGGATCTATCCCTATATCGCCCTGGCTATTTGCCTGATTGGCAGTTGGGCCCGCTTCGATCTGTCGCAGTACACCTGGAAGGCAGGCTCCAGTCAGATGCTCAACCAGCGCGGCATGCGCGTGGCGAGCAATTTTTTCCACATCGGGGTGTTGTTCATACTGGCCGGGCACTTCGTCGGCCTGCTGACCCCGGCGTCGGTTTATCACCATGTGATCAGCACTGAGAACAAGCAGCTGCTGGCAATGGTCTCCGGCGGGCTTTTCGGTCTGTTGTGCCTGGTTGGCCTACTGATGCTGGTCAATCGGCGGCTGAGCGATCCACGGGTACGCGCCACTTCCAGCACTTCGGACATTCTGGTGTTGCTGGTGCTGCTGGCGCAGTTGCTGCTCGGTCTGCTGACGATTGTGGCGTCCACTGAACACATGGACGGCTCGGTGATGGTGATGCTCGCCGATTGGGCGCAGAACACCGTGCTGTTGCGGCCGATGGAAGCGGCGGCGTCCATCGCGCCGGTCGGCTTGATCTACAAGCTGCATGTGTTTCTCGGTTTGACCCTGTTCGTGCTGTTCCCCTTCACCCGTCTCGTACACATGATCAGTGCACCGGTCTGGTACTTGGGGCGTCGTTATCAAATCGTTCGTCAGAAGTTCTGA
- the narH gene encoding nitrate reductase subunit beta — MKIRSQIGMVLNLDKCIGCHTCSITCKNVWTSREGMEYAWFNNVESKPGIGYPKEWENQDKWKGGWIRNANGTINPRIGGKFRVLANIFANPDLPSLDDYYEPFDFDYQHLHTAPLGEHQPTARPRSLISGKRMEKIEWGPNWEEILGTEFAKRRKDKNFDKIQADIYGEYENTFMMYLPRLCEHCLNPTCAASCPSGAIYKREEDGIVLIDQEKCRGWRMCISGCPYKKIYFNWKSGKSEKCIFCYPRIEAGMPTVCAETCVGRIRYLGVLLYDADRISEVASTANEQDLYEKQLEIFLDPNDPAVIRQALADGVPQSVIDSAQRSPVYKMAVDWKLALPLHPEYRTLPMVWYVPPLSPIQNAATAGTVGMNGVIPDVDSLRIPLKYLANLLTAGDEKPVKRALKRLLAMRAYKRSEQVDGVQDLQVLKDVGLSVAQVEEMYRYLAIANYEDRFVVPSAHREDAMSDAFAERSGCGFSFGSGCSGSSDTNMFGAKKANRRDILKTVQLWEE, encoded by the coding sequence ATGAAGATTCGCTCACAAATCGGCATGGTTCTGAACCTGGACAAATGCATCGGTTGCCACACCTGTTCGATCACCTGCAAAAACGTCTGGACCAGCCGCGAAGGCATGGAATACGCCTGGTTCAACAACGTCGAATCGAAACCGGGGATTGGCTATCCGAAAGAATGGGAAAACCAGGACAAGTGGAAGGGCGGCTGGATTCGCAACGCCAACGGCACGATCAACCCGCGCATTGGCGGGAAATTCCGGGTGTTGGCGAACATTTTCGCCAACCCTGACCTGCCGAGCCTCGACGACTATTACGAACCGTTTGACTTCGATTACCAGCACCTGCACACCGCGCCGCTGGGCGAGCACCAGCCAACAGCGCGCCCGCGTTCGCTGATCTCCGGCAAGCGCATGGAGAAAATCGAGTGGGGCCCGAACTGGGAGGAGATTCTCGGTACCGAGTTCGCCAAGCGCCGCAAGGACAAGAACTTCGACAAGATTCAGGCGGACATTTACGGCGAATACGAAAACACCTTCATGATGTATCTGCCGCGCCTGTGCGAGCACTGCCTCAACCCGACCTGCGCGGCCTCGTGCCCGAGCGGGGCGATCTACAAGCGCGAAGAGGATGGCATCGTCCTGATCGACCAGGAAAAATGCCGTGGCTGGCGGATGTGCATCAGCGGTTGTCCGTACAAGAAGATCTATTTCAACTGGAAAAGCGGCAAGTCCGAGAAATGCATCTTCTGCTACCCGCGTATCGAAGCCGGGATGCCGACCGTTTGCGCTGAAACCTGTGTCGGCCGTATCCGCTACCTCGGCGTGCTGCTGTATGACGCCGATCGCATCAGCGAAGTGGCGAGCACCGCCAATGAGCAGGATCTGTACGAGAAACAACTGGAGATCTTCCTCGACCCGAATGACCCGGCGGTGATCCGTCAGGCCTTGGCCGATGGTGTGCCGCAGTCAGTGATCGACTCTGCGCAACGTTCGCCGGTCTACAAAATGGCCGTGGACTGGAAGTTGGCGCTGCCGCTGCACCCGGAATACCGCACCTTGCCGATGGTCTGGTACGTACCGCCGCTGTCGCCGATCCAGAATGCGGCGACCGCCGGCACCGTGGGCATGAACGGGGTGATCCCGGATGTCGACAGCCTGCGTATTCCACTGAAGTACCTGGCGAACCTGCTGACAGCGGGCGATGAAAAACCGGTCAAGCGTGCGCTTAAACGCTTGCTGGCGATGCGCGCCTACAAACGTTCCGAGCAAGTCGATGGCGTCCAGGACCTGCAAGTGCTTAAGGATGTCGGCTTGAGCGTGGCCCAGGTCGAAGAAATGTATCGCTACCTGGCGATCGCCAACTACGAAGACCGCTTTGTGGTGCCCAGCGCCCACCGTGAAGACGCGATGAGCGATGCCTTCGCCGAGCGCTCCGGTTGCGGTTTCAGTTTCGGCAGCGGCTGTAGCGGCAGCTCCGACACCAACATGTTCGGCGCCAAGAAAGCCAACCGCCGCGACATCCTCAAAACCGTTCAGTTGTGGGAGGAATGA
- a CDS encoding FTR1 family protein: protein MNQSMFIVWRESVEALLVIGILQAWTCQQGPGNRLVKYLWAGVMLGLMLSGLLAVLILFAGEAMSGSASEWFQAALALIASLLMVQMVGWMHRNGRTLKFDLRRHADSHLTRRGGLGLLLLAMLAVGREGSETVVFLYGAGARLRGPQLGLFAVGGVMGLVLSALTLALLHSSRRFISWQRFFAISEVVLLMLGAALLVSGTERIGGQLLVLDFPEQVYSIVGEALWDSSTLLNDSHGLGGFLASFAGYRATPSGLTLLVWVGYWLVVGGWLRQQTADNLPCPT, encoded by the coding sequence ATGAATCAATCAATGTTCATCGTCTGGCGCGAAAGCGTCGAGGCGCTGCTGGTGATCGGCATTCTCCAGGCCTGGACCTGCCAACAAGGTCCAGGCAATCGCCTGGTCAAATATCTGTGGGCCGGTGTGATGCTGGGATTGATGCTCTCGGGCCTGCTGGCGGTGCTGATTCTGTTTGCCGGCGAGGCCATGAGCGGTTCAGCGAGTGAATGGTTCCAGGCAGCACTGGCGTTAATTGCCAGCCTGTTGATGGTGCAAATGGTTGGCTGGATGCATCGCAACGGGCGCACGCTGAAATTTGACTTGCGACGACATGCCGATAGCCATCTGACCCGGCGAGGCGGCCTGGGGTTGTTGTTGCTGGCCATGCTCGCCGTCGGCCGCGAAGGCAGCGAAACCGTAGTATTTCTCTATGGTGCTGGCGCCCGCTTGCGAGGCCCGCAACTCGGTTTGTTTGCGGTCGGCGGCGTCATGGGGCTGGTGCTGTCGGCACTCACCCTTGCCCTGCTGCACAGCAGTCGCCGGTTCATTTCATGGCAGCGATTCTTTGCCATCAGCGAAGTCGTCCTGCTCATGCTCGGCGCGGCGTTGCTGGTCAGCGGCACCGAGCGAATCGGCGGCCAACTGCTCGTCCTCGATTTTCCAGAGCAGGTGTACAGCATCGTTGGTGAGGCGCTTTGGGACAGCAGCACACTGTTGAACGACAGCCATGGATTGGGTGGCTTTCTGGCCAGTTTTGCTGGTTATCGGGCAACCCCCAGTGGCCTGACCTTGTTGGTGTGGGTCGGTTACTGGCTGGTCGTCGGCGGCTGGCTACGGCAACAGACTGCGGACAACCTGCCATGCCCGACCTGA
- a CDS encoding ribonucleoside triphosphate reductase — MQSTLISVGCNRLHKRDGSLVAFDADKIRQALIAAGKATGEYTDVEAEGLLEAVLARLERLPRLHVEQIQDRVERVLMDAGFFLAMRAYIVYREQHGRLRRDRRTLVEVATSMNEYLDREDWRVQANANQGYSLGGLVLNVSGKVTANYWLDEVYSEAIGHAHREADLHVHDLDMLAGYCAGWSLRTLLHEGLNGVPGRVEAGPPKHLSSALGQMVNFLGTLQNEWAGAQAFSSFDTYLAPYVRKDQLSYPQVRQAIQEFIYNLNVPSRWGTQTPFTNLTFDWVCPQDLREQIPVIGGEEMPFAYGDLQVEMDVLNRAYIEVMQAGDAKGRVFTFPIPTYNITHDFPWDSENADRLFEMTARYGLPYFQNFLNSDLQPNQVRSMCCRLQLDVRELLKRGGGLFGSAEQTGSLGVVTINCARLGYVFKGDTSGLLKRLDTLMELAMESLEVKRKVIQHHMDAGLYPYTKRYLGTLRNHFSTIGLNGLHEMLRNFTGDEEGMHTEHGRRFALNLLDHVRATLLRFQEETGHLYNLEATPAEGTTYRFAKEDLKRYPDILQAGSTQAPYYTNSSQLPVGYTEDPFEALELQDELQCKYTGGTVLHLYMAERISSTQACKQLVRKALGRFRLPYLTVTPTFSICPVHGYLDGEHEFCPKCDEVLLLQEQKIGTVH; from the coding sequence ATGCAGAGCACGCTGATCTCAGTTGGATGTAACCGCTTGCACAAGCGCGATGGCAGTCTGGTTGCCTTCGATGCCGACAAGATCCGTCAGGCATTGATCGCTGCCGGCAAGGCAACCGGGGAGTACACCGACGTTGAAGCCGAAGGTCTGCTCGAAGCGGTACTCGCCCGATTGGAAAGGCTGCCAAGGCTGCATGTCGAGCAGATCCAGGATCGTGTTGAGCGGGTGCTGATGGACGCCGGTTTTTTCCTCGCCATGCGTGCTTACATCGTTTATCGCGAACAGCACGGGCGTTTGCGTCGCGACCGCCGGACCCTGGTCGAAGTGGCGACGTCGATGAACGAGTACCTGGACCGTGAAGACTGGCGGGTCCAGGCCAACGCCAATCAGGGCTACTCACTGGGCGGGCTGGTGTTGAACGTGTCGGGCAAGGTCACCGCCAACTACTGGCTGGACGAGGTGTACAGCGAGGCGATCGGCCACGCTCATCGAGAGGCGGATTTGCATGTACATGACTTGGACATGCTGGCCGGTTACTGCGCTGGCTGGTCGCTGCGCACCTTGTTGCATGAGGGTCTTAATGGTGTGCCCGGACGTGTTGAAGCCGGGCCGCCGAAGCACTTGAGCAGTGCCTTGGGGCAAATGGTGAATTTCCTCGGCACCCTGCAAAACGAATGGGCCGGCGCCCAGGCCTTCAGCTCGTTCGATACCTACCTGGCGCCGTATGTGCGCAAGGACCAACTGAGCTATCCGCAGGTCCGCCAGGCGATCCAGGAGTTCATCTACAACCTCAATGTGCCGTCACGCTGGGGCACCCAGACACCTTTCACCAATCTGACCTTCGACTGGGTGTGCCCGCAGGATCTGCGCGAGCAGATACCCGTCATCGGCGGGGAGGAAATGCCGTTTGCCTACGGCGACCTGCAAGTCGAAATGGATGTGCTCAACCGCGCCTACATCGAGGTGATGCAGGCTGGCGATGCGAAAGGGCGAGTGTTCACCTTTCCGATTCCGACCTACAACATCACCCATGACTTTCCATGGGACAGTGAAAACGCCGACCGTCTGTTCGAGATGACGGCGCGTTACGGTTTGCCTTACTTCCAGAACTTCCTCAATTCGGATCTACAGCCCAATCAAGTGCGTTCGATGTGCTGCCGGTTGCAGCTGGATGTGCGCGAGTTGCTCAAGCGCGGCGGTGGCTTGTTTGGCTCGGCGGAACAGACCGGATCGCTCGGCGTAGTGACCATTAACTGTGCGCGTCTGGGCTATGTGTTCAAGGGCGATACCAGCGGTTTGCTGAAACGGCTGGACACGCTGATGGAGCTGGCGATGGAGAGCCTGGAGGTCAAGCGCAAGGTCATTCAGCACCACATGGATGCCGGTTTGTACCCTTACACCAAGCGCTACCTGGGGACCTTGCGCAACCATTTCTCCACCATCGGCCTCAATGGCCTGCATGAAATGCTGCGCAATTTCACCGGCGACGAGGAGGGCATGCACACCGAGCATGGCCGGCGATTTGCCCTGAATCTGCTGGACCATGTGCGCGCCACATTGCTGCGCTTCCAGGAAGAAACCGGTCATCTCTACAACCTGGAAGCGACACCGGCGGAAGGCACCACCTACCGCTTTGCCAAGGAGGACCTCAAGCGCTATCCGGACATTCTCCAGGCGGGCAGTACGCAGGCGCCGTATTACACAAACTCTTCGCAACTGCCCGTGGGCTACACCGAAGACCCCTTCGAAGCCCTGGAACTTCAAGACGAGCTGCAATGCAAATACACCGGCGGCACGGTCTTGCATCTGTACATGGCCGAGCGGATTTCCTCGACCCAGGCCTGCAAGCAGCTGGTGCGCAAGGCCCTTGGACGTTTCCGCCTGCCGTACCTGACCGTGACCCCGACGTTCTCCATCTGCCCGGTGCACGGCTACCTCGATGGCGAGCATGAGTTCTGCCCCAAGTGCGACGAAGTTCTGCTGCTGCAAGAGCAGAAAATCGGCACTGTTCATTGA